Proteins encoded in a region of the Triticum dicoccoides isolate Atlit2015 ecotype Zavitan chromosome 3A, WEW_v2.0, whole genome shotgun sequence genome:
- the LOC119267185 gene encoding uncharacterized protein LOC119267185 yields the protein MARTGAAAALFVLVCCLLVGSVPARLPVELPTQVVPEAVDLLATAEPLLAKQLAAAEAANPTKVHSMITEEEEMVVHPARQRPQIIRCGGGDDVAVSDESPSFGGQGHPALKSEGEEHGPEQERPGEDSDTDSDSDSDDEDNENGIVAWFWRLARRF from the coding sequence ATGGCGCGCACCGGCGCCGCCGCTGCCCTCTTCGTGCTCGTCTGCTGCCTCCTCGTCGGCTCTGTCCCGGCGCGCCTCCCCGTCGAGCTTCCGACGCAGGTGGTACCCGAAGCCGTTGACCTCCTGGCCACCGCCGAGCCGCTTCTGGCCAAGCAGTTGGCGGCTGCCGAGGCGGCCAACCCGACCAAAGTCCACTCCATGATaacagaggaggaggagatggtggttcACCCGGCCCGCCAGCGCCCCCAGATCATCCGGTGCGGCGGCGGAGACGACGTGGCGGTCTCCGACGAGTCGCCGTCCTTCGGCGGCCAGGGCCATCCAGCGTTGAAGAGCGAGGGGGAGGAGCACGGGCCGGAACAGGAGCGGCCCGGCGAGGACTCGGACACCGACAGCGACTCGGATTCAGACGACGAGGACAATGAGAATGGGATTGTGGCGTGGTTCTGGAGGCTGGCGCGTCGCTTCTGA
- the LOC119267187 gene encoding PRA1 family protein F3-like: MSKYGTIPTSSSSAAAGAPHLGGASPLDFISRAKARGATALATRRPWRELADVHAVGLPPSLGDAYLRVRANLAHFAMNYAIVVLVVVFLSLLWQPISLIVFLVCMVGWLVLYFLRDEPIVLFGRVVGDGVVLAVLAAVTLILLLLTGATSNILTSLLIGFVLVVVHAALHKAEDNVDEEVGRWYAPVPAQ, translated from the coding sequence atgtCCAAGTACGGCACcatccccacctcctcctcctccgccgccgcaggGGCGCCCCACCTCGGCGGCGCCTCCCCGCTCGACTTCATCTCCCGCGCCAAGGCCCGCGGCGCGACGGCGCTGGCCACGCGCCGGCCGTGGCGCGAGCTCGCGGACGTGCACGCCGTCGGGCTGCCCCCGAGCCTCGGCGACGCCTACCTGCGCGTGCGCGCCAACCTCGCCCACTTCGCCATGAACTACGCCatcgtcgtcctcgtcgtcgtcttcctctccctcctctggcAACCCATCTCCCTCATCGTCTTCCTCGTCTGCATGGTCGGCTGGCTCGTCCTCTACTTCCTCCGCGACGAGCCCATCGTCCTCTTCGGCCGCGTCGTCGGCGACGGCGTGGTCCTCGCCGTGCTCGCTGCTGTCACGCTCATCCTCCTGCTGCTCACCGGCGCCACCTCCAACATCCTCACGTCGCTGCTCATCGGCTTCGTGCTCGTCGTGGTGCACGCCGCCCTGCACAAGGCGGAGGACAACGTTGACGAAGAGGTCGGCCGCTGGTACGCGCCTGTGCCAGCGCAGTAG